A genomic stretch from Hemibagrus wyckioides isolate EC202008001 linkage group LG02, SWU_Hwy_1.0, whole genome shotgun sequence includes:
- the plekhh3 gene encoding pleckstrin homology domain-containing family H member 3 isoform X2 — MSLSRNTSFVHFDEEILSGLAGTRHAAKEVGPVGTPSTEIHFCLDKPGQLEVTLSQPPRSANGTPSLSGVSEDKLINEGKVKMEEDLEVLVKGWLLREVQTGWIRYRRFWFTLTPDSLECYSGPEKDARTVGMLVLTSLCSVLWPDKHTYKQTGYWSLTVFGRKHCYKLFTKHFNEAVHWACAVQKVIDSKAPVETPTQLLIRDIEENKFNPEVVEHIYQHNPILMYTQSPLYAPLLPFPYGSLDHLHLGGKGYVSVREEAVRLFNCVQQLESEREPIPLIQGILQTCLDLRPLRDELYCQLIKQTSIAHARSHTDTQSAVWLRYWQLLTCASCTFLPSSPVLRYLRFHLKRVQSVCVDSEVESYASFIAQAVEKTRCRECVPSWEEIQGLMTRQEMMCTVHYPGPGCCRIPISSHTTANEVVRKVAERLGLQHSRNTFALFEQKDSWERAIGGSTIIADVITRFENLSVKESDPECHWRLCFKLYCLLDTDSISTDSIEYLFLYEQCHEMVVRGQLPVCEEDLLSLAALRLQALLGDYGSLAPYPALEQLYPVRALENRALLPASEAPGCPPFPAGLLGALWGQKRRDGQEQRQRARLRDEATVLSTSIMERWKSLSGYSRTDSMAAYLAIARRWPGFGCTLYEVDFYMSSSGSFSQRLWLGVAASCVSLYRPGEAEALESLPITQICSYGVSDSNTFTITATDRHLLFHTSELTEIMQLMNAYFSATRRQLAKDDCITMETGSKLRPSLLELPSHPV, encoded by the exons ATGTCGCTTAGTAGGAATACCAGTTTTGTTCACTTTGACGAGGAGATACTCTCTGGATTGGCAGGAACAAGACACGCAGCAAAAGAAGTTGGACCTGTAGGCACTCCCTCGACTGAAATCCACTTTTGCTTAGATAAACCA GGCCAACTGGAAGTGACTCTCTCTCAGCCGCCTCGATCAGCCAATGGCACGCCCAG cttgtCAGGTGTATCGGAGGACAAACTGATAAACGAGGGGAAAGTGAAGATGGAGGAAGACCTGGAGGTCCTGGTTAAAG gttggCTGCTGCGTGAGGTGCAGACCGGTTGGATCCGATACAGGAGGTTCTGGTTCACATTGACCCCAGACTCTCTGGAGTGTTACAGTGGCCCTGAGAAGGACGCTCGCACCGTGGGCATGCTCGTCCTCACCTCACTCTGCTCTGTGCTCTGGCCAGACAAACACACCTAcaaacagacag gttactGGAGTTTGACTGTGTTTGGGAGGAAACACTGCTACAAGCTCTTCACCAAACACTTCAATGAGGCGGTGCACTGGGCGTGTGCAGTACAGAAGGTCATCGATAGCAAAGCGCCGGTGGAGACGCCGACTCAGCTCCTCATCCGTGACATagag gaGAACAAGTTTAACCCCGAAGTGGTGGAGCACATCTATCAACACAACCCCATCCTGATGTACACACAGAGTCCTCTCTACGCTCCTCTACTACCTTTCCCCTACGGCAGCCTGGACCATTTAC atctAGGAGGTAAAGGCTACGTGTCTGTGCGAGAGGAAGCGGTCAGACTCTTTAACTGCGTGCAGCAGCTGGAGTCGGAGCGAGAGCCCATCCCTCTGATCCAGGGCATCTTGCAAACTTGCCTCGACCTCCGACCCCTGAGGGACGAGCTCTACTGCCAGCTCATCAAACAGACCAGCATCGCACACGCTCGCTCGCACACGGACACGCAGAGCGCTGTCTGGCTACGATACTGGCAGCTGCTGACCTGCGCCAGCTGCACCTTCCTACCCAGCAGCCCCGTGCTCCGATACCTGCGCTTCCACCTGAAGAg GGtgcagagcgtgtgtgtggacTCGGAGGTGGAGAGCTATGCCTCGTTCATCGCCCAGGCCGTGGAGAAAACGCGCTGCCGTGAGTGTGTGCCATCCTGGGAGGAGATCCAGGGCCTGATGACACGACAGGAAATGATGTGTACCGTCCATTACCCCGGTCCAGGCTGCTGCAGGATCCCTATCAGCTCACACACTACTGCTAATGAG GTGGTGAGGAAGGTGGCAGAGCGTCTCGGCCTGCAGCACAGCCGCAACACCTTCGCTCTCTTCGAGCAGAAAGACTCGTGGGAACGGGCGATCGGGGGCAGCACCATCATCGCCGATGTCATCACCAGGTTTGAAAA tctgTCGGTGAAGGAGTCAGACCCAGAGTGTCACTGGAGGCTGTGCTTCAAACTTTACTGCCTTCTGGACACCGACAGCATCAGCACAGACAGCATCGAGTATCTGTTCCTCTATGAGcag tgccaTGAGATGGTGGTGCGAGGTCAGCTCCCCGTGTGTGAAGAGGATCTGCTGTCTCTGGCTGCTCTCCGGCTGCAGGCTCTGCTCGGCGATTACGGATCGTTGGCTCCGTACCCGGCGCTCGAGCAGCTCTACCCGGTCCGGGCGCTGGAGAACCGGGCATTGCTCCCTGCTTCCGAGGCTCCCGGGTGCCCTCCATTCCCCGCCGGACTCCTAGGTGCACTGTGGGGTCAGAAGCGGCGTGACGGTCAGGAACAGAGACAGCGAGCCAGGTTGAGAGACGAGGCCACCGTCCTGTCGACCAGCATCATGGAGCGGTGGAAGTCTCTATCCGGGTACAGCCGCACAGACAGCATGGCCGCCTACCTGGCCATCGCACGTCGGTGGCCAGGCTTCGGGTGTACGCTCTACGAAGTGGACTTCTACATG agtTCGAGCGGGAGTTTCTCACAGCGTCTGTGGCTGGGCGTAGCTGCTTCCTGCGTGTCTCTGTACCGGCCAGGCGAGGCCGAGGCACTCGAGTCGCTCCCCATCACACAGATCTGCTCATACGGCGTCTCCGacagcaacaccttcaccatcactgCCACTGACCGACACCTGCTGTTTCACACCTCAGAG CTGACTGAGATCATGCAGCTGATGAATGCCTACTTCAGTGCCACCCGACGCCAGCTGGCCAAGGACGACTGCATCACCATGGAAACCGGCTCTAAGCTCCGCCCCTCTCTGCTGGAACTGCCCTCTCACCCGGTTTGA
- the plekhh3 gene encoding pleckstrin homology domain-containing family H member 3 isoform X1, which translates to MPLRGVCWWLCCTRGFRLLGREHGGREEEEEEEEEEESFELRNKEECTRRAPGQLEVTLSQPPRSANGTPSLSGVSEDKLINEGKVKMEEDLEVLVKGWLLREVQTGWIRYRRFWFTLTPDSLECYSGPEKDARTVGMLVLTSLCSVLWPDKHTYKQTGYWSLTVFGRKHCYKLFTKHFNEAVHWACAVQKVIDSKAPVETPTQLLIRDIEENKFNPEVVEHIYQHNPILMYTQSPLYAPLLPFPYGSLDHLHLGGKGYVSVREEAVRLFNCVQQLESEREPIPLIQGILQTCLDLRPLRDELYCQLIKQTSIAHARSHTDTQSAVWLRYWQLLTCASCTFLPSSPVLRYLRFHLKRVQSVCVDSEVESYASFIAQAVEKTRCRECVPSWEEIQGLMTRQEMMCTVHYPGPGCCRIPISSHTTANEVVRKVAERLGLQHSRNTFALFEQKDSWERAIGGSTIIADVITRFENLSVKESDPECHWRLCFKLYCLLDTDSISTDSIEYLFLYEQCHEMVVRGQLPVCEEDLLSLAALRLQALLGDYGSLAPYPALEQLYPVRALENRALLPASEAPGCPPFPAGLLGALWGQKRRDGQEQRQRARLRDEATVLSTSIMERWKSLSGYSRTDSMAAYLAIARRWPGFGCTLYEVDFYMSSSGSFSQRLWLGVAASCVSLYRPGEAEALESLPITQICSYGVSDSNTFTITATDRHLLFHTSELTEIMQLMNAYFSATRRQLAKDDCITMETGSKLRPSLLELPSHPV; encoded by the exons GGCCAACTGGAAGTGACTCTCTCTCAGCCGCCTCGATCAGCCAATGGCACGCCCAG cttgtCAGGTGTATCGGAGGACAAACTGATAAACGAGGGGAAAGTGAAGATGGAGGAAGACCTGGAGGTCCTGGTTAAAG gttggCTGCTGCGTGAGGTGCAGACCGGTTGGATCCGATACAGGAGGTTCTGGTTCACATTGACCCCAGACTCTCTGGAGTGTTACAGTGGCCCTGAGAAGGACGCTCGCACCGTGGGCATGCTCGTCCTCACCTCACTCTGCTCTGTGCTCTGGCCAGACAAACACACCTAcaaacagacag gttactGGAGTTTGACTGTGTTTGGGAGGAAACACTGCTACAAGCTCTTCACCAAACACTTCAATGAGGCGGTGCACTGGGCGTGTGCAGTACAGAAGGTCATCGATAGCAAAGCGCCGGTGGAGACGCCGACTCAGCTCCTCATCCGTGACATagag gaGAACAAGTTTAACCCCGAAGTGGTGGAGCACATCTATCAACACAACCCCATCCTGATGTACACACAGAGTCCTCTCTACGCTCCTCTACTACCTTTCCCCTACGGCAGCCTGGACCATTTAC atctAGGAGGTAAAGGCTACGTGTCTGTGCGAGAGGAAGCGGTCAGACTCTTTAACTGCGTGCAGCAGCTGGAGTCGGAGCGAGAGCCCATCCCTCTGATCCAGGGCATCTTGCAAACTTGCCTCGACCTCCGACCCCTGAGGGACGAGCTCTACTGCCAGCTCATCAAACAGACCAGCATCGCACACGCTCGCTCGCACACGGACACGCAGAGCGCTGTCTGGCTACGATACTGGCAGCTGCTGACCTGCGCCAGCTGCACCTTCCTACCCAGCAGCCCCGTGCTCCGATACCTGCGCTTCCACCTGAAGAg GGtgcagagcgtgtgtgtggacTCGGAGGTGGAGAGCTATGCCTCGTTCATCGCCCAGGCCGTGGAGAAAACGCGCTGCCGTGAGTGTGTGCCATCCTGGGAGGAGATCCAGGGCCTGATGACACGACAGGAAATGATGTGTACCGTCCATTACCCCGGTCCAGGCTGCTGCAGGATCCCTATCAGCTCACACACTACTGCTAATGAG GTGGTGAGGAAGGTGGCAGAGCGTCTCGGCCTGCAGCACAGCCGCAACACCTTCGCTCTCTTCGAGCAGAAAGACTCGTGGGAACGGGCGATCGGGGGCAGCACCATCATCGCCGATGTCATCACCAGGTTTGAAAA tctgTCGGTGAAGGAGTCAGACCCAGAGTGTCACTGGAGGCTGTGCTTCAAACTTTACTGCCTTCTGGACACCGACAGCATCAGCACAGACAGCATCGAGTATCTGTTCCTCTATGAGcag tgccaTGAGATGGTGGTGCGAGGTCAGCTCCCCGTGTGTGAAGAGGATCTGCTGTCTCTGGCTGCTCTCCGGCTGCAGGCTCTGCTCGGCGATTACGGATCGTTGGCTCCGTACCCGGCGCTCGAGCAGCTCTACCCGGTCCGGGCGCTGGAGAACCGGGCATTGCTCCCTGCTTCCGAGGCTCCCGGGTGCCCTCCATTCCCCGCCGGACTCCTAGGTGCACTGTGGGGTCAGAAGCGGCGTGACGGTCAGGAACAGAGACAGCGAGCCAGGTTGAGAGACGAGGCCACCGTCCTGTCGACCAGCATCATGGAGCGGTGGAAGTCTCTATCCGGGTACAGCCGCACAGACAGCATGGCCGCCTACCTGGCCATCGCACGTCGGTGGCCAGGCTTCGGGTGTACGCTCTACGAAGTGGACTTCTACATG agtTCGAGCGGGAGTTTCTCACAGCGTCTGTGGCTGGGCGTAGCTGCTTCCTGCGTGTCTCTGTACCGGCCAGGCGAGGCCGAGGCACTCGAGTCGCTCCCCATCACACAGATCTGCTCATACGGCGTCTCCGacagcaacaccttcaccatcactgCCACTGACCGACACCTGCTGTTTCACACCTCAGAG CTGACTGAGATCATGCAGCTGATGAATGCCTACTTCAGTGCCACCCGACGCCAGCTGGCCAAGGACGACTGCATCACCATGGAAACCGGCTCTAAGCTCCGCCCCTCTCTGCTGGAACTGCCCTCTCACCCGGTTTGA
- the plekhh3 gene encoding pleckstrin homology domain-containing family H member 3 isoform X3: protein MEEDLEVLVKGWLLREVQTGWIRYRRFWFTLTPDSLECYSGPEKDARTVGMLVLTSLCSVLWPDKHTYKQTGYWSLTVFGRKHCYKLFTKHFNEAVHWACAVQKVIDSKAPVETPTQLLIRDIEENKFNPEVVEHIYQHNPILMYTQSPLYAPLLPFPYGSLDHLHLGGKGYVSVREEAVRLFNCVQQLESEREPIPLIQGILQTCLDLRPLRDELYCQLIKQTSIAHARSHTDTQSAVWLRYWQLLTCASCTFLPSSPVLRYLRFHLKRVQSVCVDSEVESYASFIAQAVEKTRCRECVPSWEEIQGLMTRQEMMCTVHYPGPGCCRIPISSHTTANEVVRKVAERLGLQHSRNTFALFEQKDSWERAIGGSTIIADVITRFENLSVKESDPECHWRLCFKLYCLLDTDSISTDSIEYLFLYEQCHEMVVRGQLPVCEEDLLSLAALRLQALLGDYGSLAPYPALEQLYPVRALENRALLPASEAPGCPPFPAGLLGALWGQKRRDGQEQRQRARLRDEATVLSTSIMERWKSLSGYSRTDSMAAYLAIARRWPGFGCTLYEVDFYMSSSGSFSQRLWLGVAASCVSLYRPGEAEALESLPITQICSYGVSDSNTFTITATDRHLLFHTSELTEIMQLMNAYFSATRRQLAKDDCITMETGSKLRPSLLELPSHPV from the exons ATGGAGGAAGACCTGGAGGTCCTGGTTAAAG gttggCTGCTGCGTGAGGTGCAGACCGGTTGGATCCGATACAGGAGGTTCTGGTTCACATTGACCCCAGACTCTCTGGAGTGTTACAGTGGCCCTGAGAAGGACGCTCGCACCGTGGGCATGCTCGTCCTCACCTCACTCTGCTCTGTGCTCTGGCCAGACAAACACACCTAcaaacagacag gttactGGAGTTTGACTGTGTTTGGGAGGAAACACTGCTACAAGCTCTTCACCAAACACTTCAATGAGGCGGTGCACTGGGCGTGTGCAGTACAGAAGGTCATCGATAGCAAAGCGCCGGTGGAGACGCCGACTCAGCTCCTCATCCGTGACATagag gaGAACAAGTTTAACCCCGAAGTGGTGGAGCACATCTATCAACACAACCCCATCCTGATGTACACACAGAGTCCTCTCTACGCTCCTCTACTACCTTTCCCCTACGGCAGCCTGGACCATTTAC atctAGGAGGTAAAGGCTACGTGTCTGTGCGAGAGGAAGCGGTCAGACTCTTTAACTGCGTGCAGCAGCTGGAGTCGGAGCGAGAGCCCATCCCTCTGATCCAGGGCATCTTGCAAACTTGCCTCGACCTCCGACCCCTGAGGGACGAGCTCTACTGCCAGCTCATCAAACAGACCAGCATCGCACACGCTCGCTCGCACACGGACACGCAGAGCGCTGTCTGGCTACGATACTGGCAGCTGCTGACCTGCGCCAGCTGCACCTTCCTACCCAGCAGCCCCGTGCTCCGATACCTGCGCTTCCACCTGAAGAg GGtgcagagcgtgtgtgtggacTCGGAGGTGGAGAGCTATGCCTCGTTCATCGCCCAGGCCGTGGAGAAAACGCGCTGCCGTGAGTGTGTGCCATCCTGGGAGGAGATCCAGGGCCTGATGACACGACAGGAAATGATGTGTACCGTCCATTACCCCGGTCCAGGCTGCTGCAGGATCCCTATCAGCTCACACACTACTGCTAATGAG GTGGTGAGGAAGGTGGCAGAGCGTCTCGGCCTGCAGCACAGCCGCAACACCTTCGCTCTCTTCGAGCAGAAAGACTCGTGGGAACGGGCGATCGGGGGCAGCACCATCATCGCCGATGTCATCACCAGGTTTGAAAA tctgTCGGTGAAGGAGTCAGACCCAGAGTGTCACTGGAGGCTGTGCTTCAAACTTTACTGCCTTCTGGACACCGACAGCATCAGCACAGACAGCATCGAGTATCTGTTCCTCTATGAGcag tgccaTGAGATGGTGGTGCGAGGTCAGCTCCCCGTGTGTGAAGAGGATCTGCTGTCTCTGGCTGCTCTCCGGCTGCAGGCTCTGCTCGGCGATTACGGATCGTTGGCTCCGTACCCGGCGCTCGAGCAGCTCTACCCGGTCCGGGCGCTGGAGAACCGGGCATTGCTCCCTGCTTCCGAGGCTCCCGGGTGCCCTCCATTCCCCGCCGGACTCCTAGGTGCACTGTGGGGTCAGAAGCGGCGTGACGGTCAGGAACAGAGACAGCGAGCCAGGTTGAGAGACGAGGCCACCGTCCTGTCGACCAGCATCATGGAGCGGTGGAAGTCTCTATCCGGGTACAGCCGCACAGACAGCATGGCCGCCTACCTGGCCATCGCACGTCGGTGGCCAGGCTTCGGGTGTACGCTCTACGAAGTGGACTTCTACATG agtTCGAGCGGGAGTTTCTCACAGCGTCTGTGGCTGGGCGTAGCTGCTTCCTGCGTGTCTCTGTACCGGCCAGGCGAGGCCGAGGCACTCGAGTCGCTCCCCATCACACAGATCTGCTCATACGGCGTCTCCGacagcaacaccttcaccatcactgCCACTGACCGACACCTGCTGTTTCACACCTCAGAG CTGACTGAGATCATGCAGCTGATGAATGCCTACTTCAGTGCCACCCGACGCCAGCTGGCCAAGGACGACTGCATCACCATGGAAACCGGCTCTAAGCTCCGCCCCTCTCTGCTGGAACTGCCCTCTCACCCGGTTTGA
- the tubg1 gene encoding tubulin gamma-1 chain, whose translation MPREIITLQLGQCGNQIGFEFWKQLCAEHGISPEGIVEEFATEGTDRKDVFFYQADDEHYIPRAVLLDLEPRVIHTILNSPYANLYNPENIYLSEHGGGAGNNWASGFSQGEKIHEDIFDIIDREADGSDSLEGFVLCHSIAGGTGSGLGSYLLEKLNDRYPKKLVQTYSVFPNQDEMSDVVVQPYNSLLTLKRLTQNADCVVVLDNTALNRIATDRLHIQNPSFSQINQLVSTIMSASTTTLRYPGYMNNDLIGLIASLIPTPRLHFLMTGYTPLTTDQSVVSVRKTTVLDVMRRLLQPKNVMVSTGRDRQTNHCYIAILNIIQGEVDPTQVHKSLQRIRERKLANFIPWGPASIQVALSRKSPYLPSAHRVSGLMMANHTSISSLFERTCRQYDKLRKREAFLEQFRKEDMFKENFDELDNSREVVQHLIDEYSAATRPDYISWGAQEQ comes from the exons ATGCCTCGGGAGATTATAACGCTGCAGTTGGGGCAGTGTGGAAATCAGA TCGGCTTCGAGTTCTGGAAACAGCTGTGTGCTGAACATGGCATCAGCCCAGAGGGCATTGTTGAGGAGTTTGCCACCGAAGGCACGGACCGTAAAGATGTGTTCTTCTATCAG GCGGACGACGAGCATTACATCCCCCGAGCCGTGCTCCTGGACCTGGAGCCTCGAGTCATCCACACCATCCTGAACTCGCCCTACGCTAACCTGTACAACCCCGAGAACATCTACCTCTCAGAGCACGGAGGAGGGGCAGGAAACAACTGGGCCAGCGGCTTCTCTCAG ggCGAGAAGATCCACGAGGACATCTTTGACATCATCGATAGAGAGGCAGACGGCAGTGACAGTCTGGAG GGATTTGTGCTGTGTCACTCTATCGCTGGAGGCACAGGATCTGGTCTCGGCTCCTACCTGCTGGAAAAACTCAATGACAG atatCCTAAGAAGTTGGTGCAGACCTACTCTGTGTTTCCCAACCAGGATGAGatgagtgatgtggtggtgcaGCCCTACAACTCCCTGCTCACCCTCAAGAGACTGACCCAGAACGCAGACTGTGtg gtggtgCTGGATAACACGGCTCTGAACCGGATCGCCACAGACAGACTGCACATCCAGAACCCCTCGTTCTCTCAGATCAACCAACTG GTCTCCACCATCATGTCTGCCAGCACCACAACGCTGCGTTACCCTGGATACATGAACAACGATCTGATTGGCCTGATCGCCTCACTCATCCCCACTCCCCGCCTCCACTTCCTCATGACCGGATACACACCACTCACCACTGACCAGTCA GTGGTGAGTGTGAGGAAGACGACGGTCCTGGATGTGATGAGGAGACTCCTGCAGCCTAAGAACGTCATGGTGTCCACGGGCCGAGACCGTCAGACCAACCACTGTTACATCGCCATCCTCAACATCATCCAGGGAGAGGTGGATccaacacag GTCCACAAGAGCCTCCAGAGAATCCGAGAAAGGAAGTTGGCTAATTTTATCCCGTGGGGTCCTGCTAGCATTCAGGTAGCGCTCTCGCGCAAGTCCCCATACCTGCCATCAGCTCACCGTGTCAGCGGCCTCATGATGGCCAATCACACCAGCATCTCCTCg CTGTTCGAGAGGACGTGCCGTCAGTACGACAAGCTGCGCAAGCGCGAGGCTTTCCTGGAGCAGTTCCGCAAGGAGGACATGTTCAAGGAGAACTTCGACGAGCTGGACAATTCACGCGAGGTGGTGCAGCACCTGATTGACGAATACAGCGCCGCAACACGGCCCGACTACATCTCCTGGGGAGCACaggagcagtaa